Proteins from one Impatiens glandulifera chromosome 2, dImpGla2.1, whole genome shotgun sequence genomic window:
- the LOC124924297 gene encoding receptor-like protein Cf-9 encodes MFVIDPNNLYCDNGELSYPKTLSWNESSTNCCSWDGVTCDDLTGDVIGIDLSCSQLSGTFHPNTTLFQLPLTNLSLSFNNFQQSHIPSSIGMLAPTLTHLNISYSNFAGPIPSEIALLSKLILLHLSESLRLEHHDFQYIISNLTQLEILHLRYINMPSSFIPDSIVNLTSLTSLIFIENELYGQVPDGVFNLPALQTLFIWNNYGLKGSFHNVNWNISGTPPPLEDLYLNSISLSGGLPDSIGHLRSLNYLSIENCNLSGSLPDSIGNLSQLISLSFNSNNFTGLIPHSLSNLNEIKYLYLSKNQFEGSIPVGLFGLPNLVGLWLDNNMHFGALSSIFFNNHSMLSFLNISTNHLSGPIPQSISNLTNLRILDLSSNKFDGTLYLDTFSNKKVPFNINLRNNGNLSVVDADGNFSTTISLDLSSCKLKNFPIKFFTTSRKLKLLDISNTGVSDQIPEWIGERSNMLIFGASNNKIKGEIPPSICNMNSLELLDLSQNELEGPIHPCFANFSTSLSVLDLRNNNFSGGIPATCAENNMLTILSLNGNQLQGPIPESLSLCNNLQVVDVGNNMINGTFPIWVDALPRLEVLVLRSNKFHGFLNISMTPSPFPELRIFDISHNEFTGHLPSYYCNNLFF; translated from the coding sequence ATGTTTGTAATTGATCCTAATAATCTCTATTGTGATAATGGTGAACTATCTTATCCAAAGACTCTGTCTTGGAATGAGAGTAGCACAAATTGCTGCTCATGGGATGGAGTCACATGCGATGATCTTACCGGCGATGTCATCGGTATTGATCTCAGTTGTAGCCAACTTTCTGGAACCTTCCATCCAAACACTACTCTCTTCCAGCTTCCCTTAACAAATCTAAGCCTTTCATTCAACAACTTTCAACAATCTCACATACCATCTTCTATTGGCATGTTGGCACCCACCCTCACACATCTTAACATTTCCTATTCCAATTTCGCAGGTCCAATCCCATCGGAGATCGCCCTCCTCTCTAAATTGATTCTCCTTCATCTTTCCGAAAGTTTAAGACTCGAACATCATGACTTTCAGTACATCATTAGTAACCTGACACAATTGGAAATTCTACATCTCCGTTATATAAACATGCCTTCTTCCTTTATTCCAGATTCCATAGTGAATCTAACTTCCTTGACATCTCTCATTTTCATAGAGAATGAGTTGTATGGACAAGTGCCTGATGGTGTTTTCAATCTACCAGCCTTACAAACTCTCTTCATATGGAACAACTATGGACTCAAGGGAAGCTTCCACAATGTGAACTGGAATATTAGTGGGACTCCTCCACCTCTTGAGGACCTATACCTTAATTCCATAAGTTTATCTGGTGGTTTACCTGATTCAATTGGTCATCTTCGCTCATTAAACTACTTATCAATAGAAAATTGCAATCTTTCAGGATCACTTCCGGACTCAATTGGAAACCTTTCCCAACTTATTAGTTTGTCatttaattccaacaattttACTGGTCTCATCCCTCATTCTCTTTCAAATcttaatgaaatcaaatatttgtatcTATCCAAAAATCAATTTGAAGGCTCAATTCCTGTTGGTCTATTTGGGCTTCCAAATTTAGTTGGCCTATGGCTAGACAACAACATGCATTTCGGTGCACTGTCATCTATCTTCTTTAACAACCATTCGATGTTGTCCTTTCTTAACATTTCAACAAATCATTTATCTGGCCCAATTCCGCAATCCATATCAAATTTGACAAACCTTCGTATACTCGATCTATCTTCTAATAAATTTGATGGCACATTGTACCTTGATACCTTTTCAAACAAAAAAGTTCCATTCAATATTAATTTGAGGAATAATGGAAACTTGTCTGTGGTAGACGCGGATGGCAATTTCTCTACCACTATTTCACTGGATTTGTCTTcatgtaaattaaaaaactttCCTATTAAGTTTTTTACAACATCAAGAAAGCTTAAACTACTTGACATTTCCAACACTGGGGTTAGTGACCAAATACCTGAATGGATTGGAGAAAGGAGCAACATGTTAATATTTGGTGCATCCAATAATAAGATAAAGGGAGAGATCCCTCCTTCTATATGTAACATGAACTCACTCGAGCTACTAGATTTGTCCCAAAATGAGCTTGAAGGTCCGATTCATCCATGTTTCGCGAATTTCAGCACGTCACTTTCAGTACTAGACCTtcgaaataataattttagcgGCGGAATTCCAGCAACATGTGCAGAGAACAACATGCTTACAATACTTTCTTTGAATGGGAATCAATTACAAGGACCAATACCAGAATCACTTTCACTCTGTAATAACTTACAAGTTGTAGACGTTGGAAACAATATGATAAATGGAACATTTCCGATTTGGGTGGATGCTCTTCCAAGGTTAGAAGTCCTTGTGTTGAGGTCTAATAAATTTCATGGCTTCTTAAACATTTCAATGACTCCATCTCCTTTTCCTGAATTACGCATTTTCGACATATCCCATAATGAGTTCACTGGACACTTGCCATCATATTAttgtaacaatttatttttctaa
- the LOC124924298 gene encoding probable polygalacturonase At3g15720, whose protein sequence is MTSEATNTQSELDAIRLYLNEARTDVEWLNTILVFSFCLIVILNLSLADTFDVTAFGAKGDGSVDDSQAFLQAWAKACASSSSATMVVPGGKTYLLSPLQFKGPCKGPSYIQIDGTLMGPKTKSDWTGCVDGAWIEFSNVDGLQIFGSGKLDGQGSPWWKTFYYDRDNNINDNYQNEGIKGQKPSTQGMCSQPPMGLRFSRCKNLELRGLTHINPPGRHISIYSCSDVTITQLTITAPENSPNTDGIGISFTHNVNITNSIIGTGDDCIAISSGTSNIFIEGIQCGPGHGISVGSLGQSGSVDTVEDVHIVNCNFTRTTNGARIKTWQGGKGYARNITFEHIQLNDVKNSIIIDQNYCNGKHNCPEKPGAVEVSNVKYINVQGRSAINQAILLDCSNQIPCSNIVFDNVNISSSSKGNVYATCKNADVSIPSNAYPTVSCSKAGI, encoded by the exons ATGACATCTGAAGCCACTAACACTCAATCGGAACTCGACGCAATAAGGCTCTATCTTAATGAAGCTCGAACTGATGTT GAATGGTTAAATACAATTTTGGTGTTTTCATTTTGTCTAATAGTAATTCTAAACCTTAGTCTAGCAGATACATTTGATGTAACGGCCTTTGGTGCCAAAGGAGATGGGAGTGTAGACGATTCACAA GCTTTCTTACAAGCATGGGCTAAAGCATGTGCAAGTAGCAGCAGTGCCACCATGGTGGTTCCTGGAGGAAAGACATACTTGTTGAGTCCTCTTCAATTCAAAGGTCCTTGTAAAGGACCATCATATATTCAA ATTGATGGAACCCTAATGGGACCCAAAACCAAAAGTGATTGGACTGGTTGTGTGGACGGTGCATGGATAGAGTTCTCAAATGTTGACGGTCTTCAAATTTTTGGAAGCGGGAAACTTGATGGACAAGGTTCACCATGGTGGAAAACTTTCTATTATGACCGTGATAACAATATCAATGACAATTACCAAAAC GAAGGAATTAAAGGCCAAAAACCGTCGACG CAAGGAATGTGCTCACAACCACCGATG GGATTAAGATTTTCAAGATGCAAAAACCTTGAATTAAGAGGGTTGACTCATATCAACCCTCCAGGTAGACATATAAGCATATATTCATGCAGCGACGTTACAATTACCCAACTTACAATCACCGCACCCGAAAATAGCCCTAATACGGATGGAATCGGCATCTCTTTCACACATAACGTTAATATCACCAACTCTATTATTGGCACAG gTGATGATTGTATTGCAATTTCTTCTGGTACTTCAAACATTTTTATTGAAGGAATTCAATGCGGACCTGGGCATGGCATAAG TGTGGGTAGCCTCGGCCAAAGCGGGTCTGTTGATACTGTGGAAGATGTTCATATAGTAAATTGCAATTTCACAAGAACAACTAATGGGGCAAGGATAAAGACATGGCAG GGTGGAAAAGGTTATGCAAGAAATATTACATTTGAACACATTCAATTGAATGATGTTAAGAACTCTATTATTATTGATCAAAATTATTGCAATGGAAAACACAATTGTCCGGAAAAG cCGGGCGCGGTGGAAGTGAGCAATGTGAAGTATATAAATGTGCAAGGAAGGTCGGCAATTAATCAAGCAATACTCCTAGATTGCAGCAATCAAATTCCATGCAGCAATATTGTTTTTGACAATGTAAACATATCGTCAAGCTCTAAGGGTAACGTTTATGCGACTTGTAAGAATGCGGATGTGTCTATCCCTTCCAACGCATATCCAACTGTATCATGCAGTAAAGCTGGCATTTAA